In Mycobacterium sp. ITM-2016-00317, the genomic window CGCCGGTCTCCAGCGCTGTCCGGACGTACCCGGTGCGCCCGGCGAAGTCCACCTTGTTCGCCGTCATGGTCGGCCGGTACGAGTCGTAGTCGCCGCCCGGGAACACCAGCACCACCGCACCCGAGCGCAGCGCGTCGGCGGCGTTCTCCCGGCTGGCCTCGATCACCCCGGCCTTGCGCAGCAGGTCGCCGAGCGGGCCCATGAACACTCCGTAGTGCGCGAGCGTGTACAGCGGGCGGTCGAATCCGAAGTACTCGTAGAACGCGGGCGCGAACACCATCACGTCCGGGGTCAGCATTCCGCCGGAGTGATTGGAGACCACGAGGGCGCCACCCTCGGCCGGCACCGAACCGATGCCACGCACCTCTGCCCGGAAGTACCGTCTGATCAACGGACCCACCCAATTGGTGATCTGCCGCGTGAATCCGGGGTCCCACTCGGCGGTCTCGGCACGCTCGTCGGACATGATCCCGATTATGCTACTCTCCAATACGGAGAATGTCATATCCGCAGCTAGGAGCATGTGATGTCCGGTGCCGTCCTCGTTACTGGCGGCTTCGGCCTCGTCGGTTCAGCCACCGTCCGGCGGCTGGTCGAACTCGGCAGGCAGGTCGTCGTCGCCGACCTCGGCACCCCGGCCAACCGCACCGCCGCCGAACGCCTTCCGGCCGGAGTGACCGTCCGCTGGACCGATCTCACCGACGCCGAACAGACCTCGCGCCTGGTCGCCGAGGTGGCGCCCGAGGTGATCATCCACCTTGCGGCGATCATTCCGCCGGCGATCTACAAGAATCGCGCGCTGGCGCGGCGTGTCAACGTCGACGCGACCGCGACGCTGGTGGGCGTCGCCGAGGCGCAGCCCACTCCCCCGCGTTTCGTCCAGGCGTCCAGCAACGCGGTGTACGGCGCGCGCAACCCGTACCGATCCGCCGACCCGGTCACCGCCGACACGCCGGTGAAACACTCCGATCTGTACAGCACCCACAAAGCCGAGGCCGAGGCGATCGTGCGGGCGTCCTCGCTGGAATGGGTGGTGCTGCGACTGGGCGGGGTGCTCAGCGTGGACCCCAAGGCCATTCCGTTCAATGCCGATGCGCTGTACTTCGAGAGCCTGCTGCCCACCGACGGCCGGATGCACAGCGTCGACGTCCGCGACGTCGCATGGGCGTTCGCCGCAGCGACCACCGCGGACGTCGCCAGAGAGATCCTGCTGATCGCCGGCGACGATTCGCACATGCTGCTGTACGGCGACATCACCCCCGCGCTCGCCGAGGCGCGCGGGCTCAAGGGCGGTCTCGGACCGGGTCGCAAGGGCGACCCCGACGATGACGACGCCTGGTTCGTCACCGACTGGATGGACACCACCCGGGCGCAGGAAGCGCTGCAGTTCCAGCACTATTCATGGCAGGACATGATCGACGAGTCCCGCCGCAACGCCGGGGTGTCGAAGTACGTGCTGCCGCTCGCCGCGCCGCTCATCCGCGCGGTCCTCAAGCGGCGCTCGGCGTACTGGAATCAGCCCGGCCGGTACGCCGATCCGTGGGGTGCGATCAAACGCAAGTTCGGCGACCCCGCACCCGATTCGTAGCGACTGCGGCCGCGTTCACGCCGGCCCGAGCGTCGGCGCACCGGTCTGCGGGTGGAAGTACCAGCCGCCTGCCGCCTCGGTGCCGCCGTCCACATGGAGGGTCTGGCCGCTGATGTAGGCCGACATGTCCGAGGCGAGGAACACCGCCGCCGAGGCCATCTCGTCGACGTGGCCGGCCCGTCCCATCGGCACCATGGCGCCCATCGTCTCGGACAGGTCGCCGGCGGCCAGGTTCTGCAGGCCTTCGGTGACGGTGAGATCCGGGGCCAGCGCGTTGACGCGGATCCGATGCGGCGCCAGTTCGAAGGACGCGGTCTTGGTGTAGTTGACCACTCCGGCCTTGGCCGCGGCGTAGGCGGCGTATCCGGGTGCGGCGCGGCTGCCCTCGATCGAGGTGATGTTGATGATGCTTCCGGGTTCGCGAGCCTGCACCAGCCTGCGCGCCACCCGCTGCGTGCAGAGCAGCACGTGCCGGAGGTTGCTGCGATACAGCGCATCCCAGCCGTTGTCCGAGGTCTCCAGCAACGGTGAGTGGAACGTCCCGCCGGCGTTGTTCACCAGGATCGACACGGTTCCCAGCTCGCGCTCGGTGCGTTCCAGCGCGGCGTCGACGGCCGCGCCGTCGCGGACGTCGGTGGGCAACCCGAGCGCACCGGCGGCCGCCGCCGCGTCGGCGCAGCTGACGGGGTCGCGTTCCCAGATGGCCACCGACGCGCCGAAGGCGGCCAGTCCCTGGGCGATCCCCCTGCCGATGCCGGCGCCGCCGCCGGTGACGACCGCGACGCGGCCGGTGAGCAGGATGTCGGACGGGGTGATGGCCACGGTCGACCGGATCAGCGCGCCGGGGCGGTGCCGATGACGCCGTCGGCCTCCAGCGCCGCGATGTCGTCGACGGAGAGCCCGAGCTCTCGCAGCACCTGGTGGTTGTGCTCGCCGAGCAGCGGCGCTGGGCGGGTGTGCACGCGGTCCGGGCCACGCGAGCTGCGGAACGGCAGCGTGCTGTGCGGAGTCGGGGGGTTGACCGGATGCTCGACCTGCTCGAAGAACCCGCGCTCGGCCAGCTGCGGTATCTCGGTCTGCCGGTGCGGTTGCAGGACCTTGGCGACCGGCACCCCGCTGTCCCACAGCGCGGAGACGATCTCGTCGCCGGTGCGTTCGGCGCACCAGGCCGACAGGTGCCGGTCGATCAGGTCGTGCCGGGCGTGCCGGACCGCCGCGGTGCGCAGTTCGTCAGCGGCAGCCCAGTCCGGGCGGCCCAGCACGTCGCACAGCCGGTCCCATTGGGCGTCGGTGCTCACCGCGACCGCCACCCAGCTGTCGAGCCTGCCGAACTCGTCGATCTCGTTGGTGCGGTACAGGTTCTGCGGCGCGGCGGTGGGCCCGCGGTTGCCGGCACGCTGCAGCAGCGCGCCGTAGGCGGAATACTCGATGACCTGCTCGGCGGCC contains:
- a CDS encoding lysophospholipid acyltransferase family protein, producing the protein MTFSVLESSIIGIMSDERAETAEWDPGFTRQITNWVGPLIRRYFRAEVRGIGSVPAEGGALVVSNHSGGMLTPDVMVFAPAFYEYFGFDRPLYTLAHYGVFMGPLGDLLRKAGVIEASRENAADALRSGAVVLVFPGGDYDSYRPTMTANKVDFAGRTGYVRTALETGVPIVPVVSIGAQETQMFLARGDSIARRIGLTRARMEILPVSVGFPFGLSVIFPPNIPLPSKIVTRVLDPIDITERFGADPDVDEVDHHVRSVMQAALDELARKRRFPVLG
- a CDS encoding NAD(P)-dependent oxidoreductase, whose amino-acid sequence is MSGAVLVTGGFGLVGSATVRRLVELGRQVVVADLGTPANRTAAERLPAGVTVRWTDLTDAEQTSRLVAEVAPEVIIHLAAIIPPAIYKNRALARRVNVDATATLVGVAEAQPTPPRFVQASSNAVYGARNPYRSADPVTADTPVKHSDLYSTHKAEAEAIVRASSLEWVVLRLGGVLSVDPKAIPFNADALYFESLLPTDGRMHSVDVRDVAWAFAAATTADVAREILLIAGDDSHMLLYGDITPALAEARGLKGGLGPGRKGDPDDDDAWFVTDWMDTTRAQEALQFQHYSWQDMIDESRRNAGVSKYVLPLAAPLIRAVLKRRSAYWNQPGRYADPWGAIKRKFGDPAPDS
- a CDS encoding SDR family oxidoreductase, with amino-acid sequence MAITPSDILLTGRVAVVTGGGAGIGRGIAQGLAAFGASVAIWERDPVSCADAAAAAGALGLPTDVRDGAAVDAALERTERELGTVSILVNNAGGTFHSPLLETSDNGWDALYRSNLRHVLLCTQRVARRLVQAREPGSIINITSIEGSRAAPGYAAYAAAKAGVVNYTKTASFELAPHRIRVNALAPDLTVTEGLQNLAAGDLSETMGAMVPMGRAGHVDEMASAAVFLASDMSAYISGQTLHVDGGTEAAGGWYFHPQTGAPTLGPA